A DNA window from Buttiauxella agrestis contains the following coding sequences:
- the asr gene encoding acid resistance repetitive basic protein Asr: MKKVLTLIAVAVMGLSSVAFAADTTAAPAPAKHTTTVHHKKHHKAAPVAQKAQAAKKHHKTTTHKAAAAAPQKAQAAKKHHKKATHTVAPAAKPAVKPAA; encoded by the coding sequence ATGAAAAAAGTATTAACACTGATTGCTGTTGCTGTAATGGGTCTGTCTTCTGTTGCTTTCGCTGCTGATACTACCGCAGCCCCTGCTCCGGCAAAACACACCACTACTGTGCACCACAAGAAACACCATAAAGCAGCACCTGTCGCTCAGAAAGCGCAGGCAGCTAAAAAGCACCACAAAACAACCACACATAAAGCAGCCGCAGCCGCTCCACAGAAAGCTCAGGCTGCCAAAAAGCACCACAAAAAAGCGACTCACACAGTAGCGCCAGCAGCAAAACCAGCGGTTAAACCTGCTGCATAA
- the fdhD gene encoding formate dehydrogenase accessory sulfurtransferase FdhD, translated as MNNSNPNQSKIVNTVTGARTIELWQRQDLLTAKGDWLAEEVPVALVYNGISHVVMMASPKDLELFALGFSLSEGIIESPADIYGIDVLAVCNGLEVQIELSSRRFMGLKERRRSLAGRTGCGVCGVEQLNDIGRPITPLPFTQTFDLNHLDAAVNQMREYQPVGQLTGCTHAALWLDASGTILDGREDIGRHVALDKLLGARSREAWHNGAVLVSSRASYEMVQKSAQCGVEILFAVSAATTLAVEVAQRCNLTLVGFSKPGRATVYTHPQRLR; from the coding sequence GTGAACAATTCCAACCCAAATCAAAGCAAAATTGTGAACACCGTCACTGGTGCGCGGACTATAGAGCTGTGGCAACGCCAGGATTTGCTCACGGCCAAAGGCGACTGGCTGGCTGAAGAAGTGCCAGTAGCGCTGGTCTACAACGGGATTTCTCACGTGGTCATGATGGCCTCGCCCAAAGATTTGGAACTTTTTGCGCTCGGTTTCTCTTTATCTGAAGGGATTATTGAATCTCCGGCAGACATTTACGGAATTGATGTTTTAGCCGTTTGTAACGGTTTAGAGGTTCAGATTGAGCTTTCCAGCCGCCGCTTTATGGGGCTGAAAGAGCGCCGACGCTCCCTTGCCGGGCGCACCGGTTGTGGCGTCTGCGGTGTGGAGCAACTCAACGATATTGGCCGCCCGATAACCCCGCTGCCATTTACGCAAACCTTCGATTTAAACCATCTTGATGCCGCCGTAAACCAGATGCGCGAATACCAACCGGTCGGGCAACTCACGGGTTGTACTCACGCCGCACTTTGGCTTGATGCAAGCGGCACCATTCTGGATGGCAGAGAAGATATTGGCCGCCATGTGGCATTAGATAAACTGCTCGGTGCACGTTCTCGCGAGGCCTGGCACAACGGGGCGGTTTTAGTCTCAAGCCGTGCCAGCTATGAAATGGTGCAAAAATCGGCACAGTGCGGCGTCGAAATTCTGTTTGCCGTTTCTGCGGCGACGACGCTTGCCGTCGAAGTCGCACAGCGCTGCAATTTGACGCTGGTTGGCTTTAGCAAACCAGGTCGAGCCACGGTTTATACGCACCCACAGCGGCTGCGTTAA
- the fdnG gene encoding formate dehydrogenase-N subunit alpha produces MQVSRRQFFKICAGGMAGTTAAALGFAPGVALAETRQYKLLRTRETRNTCTYCSVGCGLLMYSLGDGAKNAKASIFHIEGDPDHPVNRGALCPKGAGLVDFIHSESRLKFPSYRAPGSDKWEQISWETAFDRIAKLMKEDRDANFIAQNDQGTTVNRWLSTGMLCASASSNETGYLTQKFSRALGMLAVDNQARVUHGPTVASLAPTFGRGAMTNHWVDIKNADLVIVMGGNAAEAHPVGFRWAMEAKIHNGAKLIVIDPRFTRTASVADFYTPIRSGSDIAFLSGVLLYLINNNKYNREYVEAYTNANLIVREDYSFDDGLFSGYDAANRKYDKTTWNYELDEKGFAKRDLTLTHPRCVWNLLKEHVSRYTPEVVSNICGTPKDDFLKVCEYIAATSVKDKTASFLYALGWTQHSVGAQNIRTMAMIQLLLGNMGMAGGGVNALRGHSNIQGLTDLGLLSQSLPGYMTLPNEKQPDLQTYLAANTPKPLLEGQVNYWGNYPKFFVSMMKAFFGDKATAENSWGYDWLPKWDKGYDVLQYFEMMNQGKVNGYLCQGFNPVASFPNKNKVIASLSKLKFLVTIDPLNTETSNFWQNHGEINDVDPSKIQTEVFRLPSTCFAEENGSIVNSGRWLQWHWKGADAPGEALNDGEILAGIFSRMRHMYQSEGGALPEQVLNMTWNYLTPDNPAPEEVAMESNGKALQDVVDPATGAVLVKKGQQLSSFAQLRDDGTTSSGCWIFAGSWTPDGNQMARRDNADPSGLGNTLGWAWAWPLNRRILYNRASADPAGKPWDEKRRLISWDGAKWSGADIADYSTAAPGTDVGPFIMQPEGLGRLFAIDKMAEGPFPEHYEPFETPLGTNPLHPNVVSNPAARVFKGDLEAMGKHDKFPYVGTTYRLTEHFHYWTKHAVLNAIAQPEQFIEIGEKLANSLGIAHGDTVKVSSNRGFIKAKAVVTKRIRQLDVNGQKVDTIGIPIHWGYEGVAKKGFIANTLTPFVGDANTQTPEFKAFLVNVEKV; encoded by the coding sequence ATGCAGGTCAGCAGAAGACAGTTCTTTAAGATCTGTGCTGGCGGTATGGCAGGGACTACAGCAGCGGCACTGGGTTTTGCCCCGGGCGTTGCACTGGCGGAAACACGGCAATACAAATTACTACGTACCCGTGAAACGCGTAATACCTGCACATACTGTTCCGTCGGTTGCGGGCTATTGATGTACAGCCTCGGTGACGGCGCGAAAAATGCCAAAGCATCTATCTTCCATATTGAAGGTGACCCGGACCATCCGGTAAACCGTGGTGCACTTTGCCCTAAAGGCGCAGGACTGGTGGATTTCATCCACAGCGAAAGCCGTCTTAAATTCCCTTCATACCGCGCACCAGGCTCGGATAAGTGGGAACAAATCAGCTGGGAAACGGCGTTTGACCGTATCGCCAAACTGATGAAAGAAGACCGCGATGCTAACTTTATTGCGCAGAACGACCAGGGAACCACGGTCAACCGTTGGCTCTCCACCGGTATGTTGTGTGCATCAGCCTCCAGTAATGAAACCGGCTATTTAACCCAGAAATTTTCCCGCGCCCTCGGCATGTTAGCCGTAGATAACCAGGCGCGTGTCTGACACGGACCAACGGTAGCAAGTCTTGCTCCAACATTTGGTCGCGGTGCGATGACCAACCACTGGGTTGATATCAAGAACGCCGATCTCGTTATAGTTATGGGTGGCAACGCCGCAGAAGCGCATCCCGTCGGGTTCCGCTGGGCGATGGAAGCCAAAATCCACAACGGTGCGAAGCTGATTGTTATCGATCCGCGCTTTACGCGTACCGCTTCGGTGGCGGATTTCTACACCCCTATTCGTTCCGGTTCAGACATCGCTTTCTTGTCTGGCGTGTTGCTGTACCTGATCAACAACAATAAATACAACCGTGAATACGTTGAGGCTTACACCAACGCCAATCTGATTGTGCGTGAGGATTACAGCTTCGATGACGGCCTGTTCTCGGGCTATGACGCGGCGAACCGTAAATACGACAAAACCACCTGGAACTATGAGCTGGACGAAAAAGGCTTCGCGAAACGCGACCTGACGCTGACTCATCCACGTTGCGTGTGGAACCTGCTCAAAGAGCACGTTTCCCGTTATACGCCAGAAGTGGTTTCCAATATTTGTGGCACCCCGAAAGACGACTTCCTGAAAGTTTGTGAATACATCGCAGCGACCAGCGTAAAAGATAAAACCGCGTCGTTCTTGTACGCGCTGGGCTGGACGCAACACTCGGTTGGCGCGCAGAACATTCGCACCATGGCGATGATTCAGTTGCTGCTCGGCAACATGGGAATGGCAGGCGGCGGCGTGAACGCCCTGCGTGGCCACTCCAACATTCAGGGTCTGACGGATCTCGGCCTGCTGTCACAAAGCCTGCCAGGCTATATGACGCTGCCGAATGAAAAACAGCCTGACCTCCAGACTTACCTTGCTGCCAACACGCCGAAACCGCTGCTTGAAGGCCAGGTCAACTACTGGGGCAACTACCCGAAATTCTTCGTTTCGATGATGAAAGCCTTCTTTGGCGACAAAGCCACAGCGGAAAATAGCTGGGGTTATGACTGGTTGCCGAAATGGGACAAGGGCTACGACGTCCTGCAATATTTCGAGATGATGAACCAGGGCAAGGTGAACGGCTATCTGTGCCAGGGCTTCAACCCTGTTGCCTCGTTCCCGAACAAAAACAAAGTCATTGCGTCACTGTCGAAGCTGAAATTCCTCGTGACCATCGACCCGCTGAACACTGAAACCTCGAACTTCTGGCAAAACCACGGCGAGATAAACGATGTCGACCCGTCGAAAATCCAGACCGAAGTGTTCCGCCTGCCATCCACCTGCTTTGCTGAAGAAAACGGTTCTATCGTTAACTCCGGTCGCTGGTTGCAGTGGCACTGGAAAGGTGCGGACGCCCCAGGGGAAGCGCTGAACGACGGCGAAATCCTTGCGGGTATCTTTAGCCGTATGCGCCACATGTACCAGAGCGAAGGCGGTGCGCTGCCTGAGCAAGTGCTGAACATGACCTGGAATTACCTGACGCCAGACAACCCGGCTCCGGAAGAAGTGGCGATGGAAAGCAACGGCAAAGCGTTGCAGGACGTGGTCGATCCGGCAACCGGCGCGGTACTGGTGAAAAAAGGTCAACAGCTCAGTTCGTTCGCGCAACTGCGCGATGACGGCACCACGTCCAGTGGCTGCTGGATTTTCGCCGGTTCCTGGACGCCAGACGGCAACCAGATGGCACGCCGCGATAACGCTGATCCGTCTGGTTTGGGTAACACGCTAGGCTGGGCCTGGGCGTGGCCGCTCAACCGCCGCATTCTGTATAACCGTGCTTCTGCTGATCCCGCGGGTAAACCGTGGGATGAAAAACGCCGCCTGATCTCCTGGGATGGCGCGAAGTGGAGCGGCGCGGATATTGCCGACTACAGCACTGCCGCACCGGGCACTGACGTTGGGCCGTTCATCATGCAGCCGGAAGGTTTAGGGCGCTTGTTTGCTATCGACAAGATGGCAGAAGGGCCGTTCCCGGAACACTACGAGCCGTTTGAAACGCCGCTAGGCACCAACCCGCTGCACCCGAATGTGGTTTCTAACCCGGCGGCACGCGTGTTCAAAGGTGATCTGGAAGCGATGGGCAAGCACGACAAGTTCCCGTATGTCGGCACCACGTATCGTTTGACCGAGCATTTCCACTACTGGACTAAACACGCGGTACTGAACGCCATCGCACAGCCAGAGCAGTTTATCGAGATTGGCGAAAAGCTCGCAAATTCACTCGGCATTGCTCACGGCGACACGGTGAAAGTCTCCTCCAACCGTGGCTTTATCAAAGCCAAAGCGGTGGTTACTAAGCGTATTCGCCAGCTCGATGTGAACGGTCAGAAAGTGGACACCATCGGTATTCCGATTCACTGGGGTTATGAAGGTGTGGCGAAGAAAGGCTTTATTGCTAACACCCTGACGCCATTTGTCGGTGATGCCAACACGCAAACGCCTGAATTTAAGGCGTTCCTGGTCAATGTGGAAAAGGTGTAA
- the fdxH gene encoding formate dehydrogenase subunit beta, with translation MAYQSQDIIRRSATNGLTPAPQARGSQQEVAKLIDVTTCIGCKACQVACSEWNDLRDEIGSNVGVYDNPADLTAKSWTVMRFSEVEQNDKLEWLIRKDGCMHCADPGCLKACPAEGAIIQYANGIVDFQSEQCIGCGYCIAGCPFDVPRLNPEDNRVYKCTLCVDRVTVGQEPACVKTCPTGAIHFGSKESMKTLAGERVAELKTRGYDNAGLYDPEGVGGTHVMYVLHHADKPTLYHGLPENPSISPTVKFWKGVWKPLAAIGFAATFAASVFHYVGVGPNRADDEDENLHHDDDEVRKP, from the coding sequence ATGGCTTATCAATCTCAGGACATCATCCGTCGTTCCGCCACCAACGGCCTCACGCCCGCGCCACAAGCGCGGGGAAGTCAGCAAGAGGTCGCGAAACTTATCGACGTCACCACCTGTATCGGCTGCAAAGCCTGCCAGGTGGCGTGTTCGGAGTGGAACGATCTGCGTGATGAAATCGGCAGCAACGTCGGAGTTTACGACAACCCGGCTGATTTGACCGCCAAATCATGGACGGTCATGCGCTTCTCGGAAGTGGAGCAAAACGACAAACTGGAATGGTTAATCCGCAAAGATGGCTGTATGCACTGTGCGGACCCTGGCTGCCTGAAAGCCTGCCCGGCTGAAGGTGCCATCATTCAGTACGCCAATGGTATTGTCGATTTCCAGTCCGAGCAGTGCATCGGCTGCGGTTACTGCATCGCCGGTTGCCCGTTTGATGTGCCGCGCCTGAACCCGGAGGACAACCGCGTCTACAAATGCACCCTGTGCGTAGACCGTGTGACCGTCGGCCAGGAGCCTGCTTGCGTGAAAACTTGCCCGACCGGTGCGATTCATTTTGGCTCGAAAGAGTCGATGAAAACCCTGGCGGGCGAGCGCGTGGCAGAGCTGAAAACACGCGGTTATGACAACGCCGGATTGTACGACCCGGAAGGCGTTGGCGGCACTCACGTTATGTACGTGCTGCATCATGCGGACAAGCCGACGCTGTACCACGGCCTGCCGGAGAATCCGTCCATCAGCCCAACCGTGAAATTCTGGAAAGGTGTCTGGAAGCCGCTCGCCGCTATTGGCTTTGCTGCGACCTTCGCCGCCAGCGTGTTCCACTATGTGGGAGTCGGCCCGAACCGTGCCGATGATGAAGACGAAAACTTGCACCATGACGATGACGAGGTGCGCAAACCATGA
- the fdoI gene encoding formate dehydrogenase cytochrome b556 subunit, translated as MKKQVTIQRYSAPERINHWITAFCFILAAVSGLGFFFPSFNWLMHILGTPQLARILHPFVGVVMFASFIIMFFRYWHHNLINRDDIFWAKNIRKIVVNEEVGDTGRYNFGQKCVFWAAIIFLVLLLVSGVIIWRPYFAPAFSIPVIRVALMVHSFAAVALIVVIMVHIYAALWVKGTITAMVEGWVTTSWAKKHHPKWYREVRQKQEKRQE; from the coding sequence ATGAAAAAACAAGTGACCATTCAACGTTACAGCGCACCAGAGCGTATCAACCACTGGATCACCGCCTTCTGCTTCATACTGGCGGCGGTGAGCGGGCTGGGGTTCTTCTTCCCATCCTTTAACTGGCTGATGCACATTCTGGGTACGCCGCAGCTGGCGCGCATCCTCCATCCGTTCGTCGGTGTGGTGATGTTTGCCTCGTTTATCATCATGTTTTTCCGTTACTGGCACCACAATCTAATCAATCGGGATGATATCTTTTGGGCGAAGAATATTCGTAAGATCGTCGTCAACGAGGAAGTGGGTGACACCGGGCGTTATAACTTCGGCCAGAAATGCGTGTTCTGGGCGGCGATTATTTTCCTGGTGCTACTGCTGGTGAGCGGCGTGATTATCTGGCGTCCTTACTTCGCTCCTGCTTTCTCAATCCCGGTGATTCGCGTAGCCCTGATGGTGCATTCATTTGCCGCAGTGGCACTGATTGTGGTTATTATGGTCCACATCTACGCCGCCCTTTGGGTGAAAGGCACGATTACCGCGATGGTGGAAGGCTGGGTCACAACATCCTGGGCGAAGAAACACCATCCAAAATGGTATCGTGAAGTTCGCCAAAAACAGGAAAAACGACAGGAATGA
- the fdhE gene encoding formate dehydrogenase accessory protein FdhE: protein MSIRIIPQDQLDKSEKRTAETIPPLLFPRLKNLYNRRAERLRELATDNPLGDFLRFAALIAHAQEVVLYDHPLEMDLTALIQKSSETGKPPLDIHVLPRDPHWQRLLNSLIAELKPEMSGQALAVIENLEKASTQELEEMATALFNADFALVSSDKAPFIWAALSLYWAQMASLIPGRAKAEYGEQRQFCPVCGSMPVSSIVQIGGTSGLRYLHCNLCETEWHVVRVKCSNCEQTRDLNYWSLESEQSAIKAESCGDCGTYLKILYQEKDAKVEAVADDLATLVLDARMEQEGFARSSINPFLFPGEGE from the coding sequence ATGAGCATTCGCATAATCCCGCAAGACCAGCTGGATAAGAGCGAGAAACGTACGGCGGAGACTATCCCGCCGTTACTGTTCCCCCGGCTGAAAAATCTCTACAACCGCCGTGCAGAACGCCTGCGCGAACTGGCGACCGACAATCCGCTGGGTGATTTCCTGCGCTTTGCGGCGCTTATTGCCCACGCGCAGGAAGTGGTGCTGTACGACCATCCGCTGGAAATGGATTTAACGGCGCTGATTCAGAAATCTTCTGAAACTGGCAAGCCGCCGCTGGATATCCATGTTCTGCCGCGTGACCCGCACTGGCAGCGCCTGCTGAATTCGTTGATTGCTGAACTGAAACCAGAGATGAGCGGCCAGGCACTGGCGGTTATCGAAAACCTGGAAAAGGCTTCAACGCAAGAGCTGGAAGAGATGGCGACTGCGCTGTTTAACGCTGATTTTGCGCTGGTTTCCAGCGACAAAGCCCCGTTCATTTGGGCTGCGTTATCGCTTTACTGGGCGCAAATGGCGAGCCTGATTCCAGGGCGTGCGAAAGCGGAATACGGCGAGCAACGCCAGTTCTGCCCGGTTTGCGGTTCGATGCCGGTTTCCAGCATCGTTCAGATTGGCGGCACCAGTGGCTTGCGTTACTTGCACTGCAACTTGTGTGAAACCGAGTGGCACGTGGTGCGTGTGAAATGTAGCAACTGCGAGCAAACCCGCGATTTGAACTACTGGTCGCTGGAAAGCGAACAGTCAGCGATTAAAGCGGAAAGCTGTGGCGACTGCGGCACCTACTTGAAGATTCTCTATCAGGAAAAAGATGCCAAAGTAGAAGCCGTGGCCGACGATTTAGCCACGCTGGTGCTGGATGCACGCATGGAGCAAGAAGGTTTTGCCCGCAGCAGTATCAATCCTTTCCTCTTCCCAGGGGAAGGCGAGTAA